In Deltaproteobacteria bacterium, the genomic window CGAATGATTGAATTAATCAGGCTTAAAAAGTTATCTTTGAGCTTTTCGGCACCAAACGAAACTTTCCCCAGAATCGTATGAATAACACCACACTTATCGATCTTGAATTCAACGCGCCCCGCCTGAAGCTCCTTGACAACCTGGGCTACATCAAAGGTGACGGTGCCGAGCTTGGGATTTGGCATCTGGCCTCGAGGTCCAAGAATCCTCCCCAATTTGCTGACCACCCCCATCATGTCGGGGGTCGCAATGGCCTTGTCGAAATCGAGCCAACCTTTTGTGATTTTCTCCACTAGATCCTCTCCTCCGACTGCAATGGCACCTGCCTTTTCCGCCTCTTCCTGCTTCTGACCCTTTGCAAAGGCAATGACACGAACCCCCTTTCCAACCCCGTGTGGCAAGGTAACGGCACCACGAACCATCTGGTCCGACTGCTTGGGATCAACACCTAACCGGATCGCAAGATCGACCATCTCGTCAAACTTCGCCGTCTTTGTCTGTTCCA contains:
- a CDS encoding 50S ribosomal protein L1; this encodes MSGKKYKKALAGVDRTKRYAVEEAMTLLEQTKTAKFDEMVDLAIRLGVDPKQSDQMVRGAVTLPHGVGKGVRVIAFAKGQKQEEAEKAGAIAVGGEDLVEKITKGWLDFDKAIATPDMMGVVSKLGRILGPRGQMPNPKLGTVTFDVAQVVKELQAGRVEFKIDKCGVIHTILGKVSFGAEKLKDNFLSLINSIIRAKPSTSKGNYLRSVTVSTTMGPGIKIDPNQLQSN